A genomic stretch from Bos javanicus breed banteng chromosome 3, ARS-OSU_banteng_1.0, whole genome shotgun sequence includes:
- the LOC133238405 gene encoding UPF0729 protein C18orf32 homolog: MVCIPCIVIPVLLWVYKKFLEPYIYPLISPFVSRMWPRKAIRETNDKNKGKADYKGADINGLPTRGPTEMCDKKKD; this comes from the coding sequence ATGGTGTGCATTCCCTGCATCGTCATTCCAGTTCTGCTCTGGGTCTACAAAAAGTTCCTGGAGCCATATATATACCCTCTGATCTCCCCCTTTGTTAGCCGTATGTGGCCTCGGAAAGCTATACGAGAAACCAATgataaaaacaaaggcaaagcaGACTATAAGGGTGCAGACATAAATGGATTACCAACAAGAGGACCAACAGAAATGTGTGATAAAAAGAAAGACTAA